TTAGACACAAAAAAGAAAGAGATGCAGAAGCAAAAAGCTCATCTCCTTGCATTAAAAGAAGAGTTCAACATCATGAAAGAGCGAGAAGTTCTTGAGTGGTCGCGAAGTGATAGTCCTGTCCGAATGTATTTGCGGGAAATGGGACAGACTGAATTATTAACAAGAGAAGATGAGCGAAAATTAGCAAAACAGATTGAAGCGGGTGAAGATGTTATTCTTGATGCGATTTCATCTGTTCCGTACCTCATCGATTTTATTCTTGATTATAAAGATCCTCTAATAAATAGAGAGAGAAGAGTAAAAGAGCTTTTCAGAAGTTTTGAAGAGGAAGATGGAGAAAGTTCAAATAACAATAGTAATGAAAATGATTCAGAGACTGAAGAGGAGAAACCCAAAAAAGTTGTTAGAAAAACTTCAGTAAAAAATCGAG
This sequence is a window from Thiovulum sp. ES. Protein-coding genes within it:
- a CDS encoding Sigma-70 factor, region 1 (PFAM: Sigma-70 factor, region 1.2~IMG reference gene:2508611277_SP) codes for the protein MTSQEFTKYVEKTISTNNEECVAFDKIASILDRQPTLAIAKNLIKAIEKNNSCLFTSYQFTKKQNELDTKKKEMQKQKAHLLALKEEFNIMKEREVLEWSRSDSPVRMYLREMGQTELLTREDERKLAKQIEAGEDVILDAISSVPYLIDFILDYKDPLINRERRVKELFRSFEEEDGESSNNNSNENDSETEEEKPKKVVRKTSVKNREKTVIESFKALEKAKKDWLKSLEKEPPAEDFSDPAFILY